From Myxococcales bacterium, a single genomic window includes:
- the nrfD gene encoding polysulfide reductase NrfD, with protein sequence MSGGLADFIAAAKAVPRGGRGFKTWILFLSLVIGLGIWAYTIQLRDGLVVTNMRNQVAWGFYISNFTFLVGVAAAAVLLVIPAYVYNFKPIKEIAFLGEMMAITAIVMCILFVSVDVGSPQNLWHLLPGVGRPNFPMSLLTWDILVLNGYLVINASVFFFILYKVAHGEKYTRILPLILLSIPWAVGIHTVTAFLYNGLVARPFWNASILAPRFLASAFCSGPALMILVLQVVGKQFRIAIDERALFKIAELVSYALAFNLFLFAAEAFKEFYGQSVHMAPMQYLYFGLHGHNALVPLMWSALALNSTALTLFIIRKTRENKRFLNIGCVLILIGVYIEKGLGLVVPGFTPDALGEIYEYVPSQVELAIAAGIWASGALVYTLLAKFSIPVFIKAGQFIQHE encoded by the coding sequence ATGTCAGGTGGCCTCGCCGATTTCATCGCTGCTGCGAAAGCTGTCCCCAGAGGCGGGCGGGGCTTCAAGACCTGGATCCTCTTCCTCTCGCTCGTGATTGGGCTCGGGATCTGGGCCTACACCATCCAGCTGAGGGACGGCCTCGTCGTCACCAACATGCGCAACCAAGTGGCTTGGGGATTCTACATCTCCAACTTCACTTTCCTCGTCGGGGTGGCGGCAGCCGCCGTGCTGCTGGTGATCCCGGCGTACGTCTACAACTTCAAGCCGATCAAGGAGATCGCGTTCTTGGGCGAGATGATGGCCATCACCGCCATCGTCATGTGCATTCTGTTCGTCTCGGTCGACGTCGGGAGCCCGCAGAACCTCTGGCACCTGCTTCCGGGCGTCGGGCGACCGAACTTCCCGATGTCGCTGCTCACCTGGGACATCCTGGTGCTGAACGGCTACCTCGTGATCAACGCCAGCGTGTTCTTTTTCATCCTCTACAAGGTCGCACACGGGGAAAAGTACACTCGCATCCTGCCCCTGATTCTTCTGAGCATCCCCTGGGCCGTTGGCATCCACACCGTCACGGCATTCCTCTACAACGGGCTCGTAGCACGCCCGTTCTGGAACGCGTCGATCCTGGCGCCGCGCTTCTTGGCCTCGGCGTTTTGCTCGGGACCTGCGCTCATGATCCTGGTGCTGCAGGTGGTGGGCAAGCAGTTCCGAATCGCCATCGACGAGCGAGCGCTGTTCAAGATCGCCGAGCTCGTTTCCTATGCACTGGCCTTCAACCTGTTCTTGTTTGCGGCCGAAGCTTTCAAGGAATTCTACGGCCAAAGCGTGCACATGGCGCCGATGCAGTACCTCTACTTCGGGCTGCACGGACACAATGCGCTGGTTCCGCTGATGTGGAGCGCGCTGGCGCTAAACTCTACCGCACTGACGCTGTTCATCATCCGAAAGACTCGAGAAAACAAGCGTTTCCTCAACATCGGCTGCGTGCTCATCCTGATCGGCGTCTACATCGAGAAGGGCCTCGGGCTGGTCGTACCCGGCTTCACCCCCGACGCCTTGGGTGAGATTTACGAGTACGTTCCGTCCCAGGTCGAGCTGGCCATTGCAGCTGGGATCTGGGCGAGCGGCGCGCTCGTGTACACACTTCTAGCCAAATTCAGCATCCCGGTCTTCATCAAGGCCGGCCAGTTCATCCAACACGAGTGA